One genomic window of Nevskia ramosa DSM 11499 includes the following:
- the rmuC gene encoding DNA recombination protein RmuC, giving the protein MTTPDLLLLAVSLIAAVAAVLAWLAARALSSRLNDGARDAARLETAVRDEAATARREAGEQAARGRDELAAALARFGQAQTAQADVLGRQLAGQLETFARQLETQTRLGDERQQATLAEGRAAREQQAQVLARFGEALATQFNSLSEASAQRMNELRGTVETRLAAIQADNTAKLDEMRRTVDEKLNDTLQKRLGESFSRVAERLEQVQRGLGEMQSLAADVGGLKRVLSNVKTRGTWGEVQLGSLLEQVLVAEQYEQNKVTRPGTREQVEYAIRLPGRDAIDTPVWLPIDAKFPREDYERLLDAQERADAAGVEEAGKQLEARIRLEAKSIRDKYIEPPHTTDFALLFLPTEGLYAEVIRRPGLSEWLQRECRVTVAGPTTLTALLNSLQMGFRTLAIQGRASEVWTLLGGVKNEFEKFGDVLARAKKQLEAVQNSIGAAETRSRQISRKLKNVESLPGAVVAPILGLEAEEGDSED; this is encoded by the coding sequence ATGACCACTCCTGATCTTTTACTGCTCGCAGTTTCCCTGATTGCCGCAGTTGCCGCCGTGCTTGCCTGGCTGGCGGCGCGCGCCCTGTCGTCCCGATTGAACGACGGTGCCCGCGATGCCGCCCGGCTCGAAACTGCGGTGCGTGACGAGGCGGCGACGGCGCGTCGCGAAGCCGGCGAGCAGGCCGCGCGAGGCCGCGATGAACTGGCGGCGGCGCTGGCCCGCTTCGGCCAGGCGCAGACCGCTCAGGCCGATGTGCTCGGACGGCAGCTCGCCGGCCAGCTGGAAACCTTTGCCCGTCAGCTCGAGACCCAGACCCGTCTTGGCGACGAGCGTCAGCAGGCGACGCTGGCGGAAGGCCGGGCCGCACGCGAGCAGCAGGCACAGGTGCTGGCGCGCTTCGGCGAAGCGCTGGCCACGCAGTTCAACAGCTTGAGCGAAGCCAGCGCGCAGCGCATGAACGAGCTGCGCGGCACGGTCGAAACGCGCCTGGCGGCGATCCAGGCCGACAACACGGCCAAGCTCGACGAGATGCGCCGCACCGTCGACGAAAAGCTCAACGACACCTTGCAGAAGCGCCTCGGCGAATCGTTCTCGCGAGTCGCCGAGCGATTGGAGCAAGTGCAGCGGGGTCTCGGCGAGATGCAGTCGCTGGCGGCCGATGTCGGTGGTCTGAAGCGGGTGCTGAGCAATGTCAAGACGCGTGGCACCTGGGGCGAAGTGCAGCTCGGCAGCCTGCTGGAGCAAGTGCTGGTCGCCGAACAGTACGAGCAGAACAAGGTGACGCGGCCGGGCACGCGCGAGCAGGTCGAATACGCGATCCGCCTGCCGGGGCGCGATGCGATCGATACGCCGGTCTGGTTGCCGATCGACGCCAAGTTCCCGCGCGAGGACTACGAGCGCCTGCTCGATGCCCAGGAGCGCGCCGATGCGGCCGGTGTCGAAGAGGCCGGCAAGCAGCTCGAGGCGCGCATTCGCCTGGAGGCCAAATCGATTCGCGACAAGTACATCGAGCCGCCGCACACCACCGATTTCGCGCTGCTGTTCCTGCCGACCGAAGGCCTTTACGCCGAAGTGATCCGCCGGCCGGGCCTGAGCGAATGGTTGCAGCGCGAATGCCGTGTGACAGTGGCTGGGCCGACGACCTTGACGGCGCTGCTGAACAGCTTGCAGATGGGTTTCCGCACCCTGGCGATCCAGGGCCGTGCCAGTGAGGTCTGGACCTTGTTGGGCGGTGTGAAGAACGAGTTCGAGAAGTTCGGTGACGTGCTGGCGCGCGCCAAGAAGCAGCTGGAAGCGGTGCAGAACTCGATTGGCGCAGCCGAGACGCGGAGCCGGCAGATCAGTCGCAAGCTGAAGAACGTCGAATCGCTGCCGGGCGCCGTGGTCGCGCCGATCCTTGGCCTGGAAGCAGAGGAAGGCGACAGCGAGGATTGA